The region GAGCGTCTGGCGGTCATCGATCCGGCGGACTTCGTGGATACCGAAGCGCTGCGCCAAGAGGTGCTCGAGGTGGTCGAGCAGCGTCTCGACGAAATCAGCGGGCCGCTATGGGCTCCGCGCGATCAACGCTTTCACTTCATGCGCGGCCAGCTGGTCGTCTTCGATACCGGCTTACGGCTCTCGGAACCCCATGAGCTCGTCGAGCTCCTGCCCAAACTGTCGCTCGGCAGCATGTACTACCACGTCATCGATGCGCGCAGCCGACCCACGCAGGGCGTCGATGATTTCCGCACCTGGATCGACGGTCACGCCGGTCTGGGTGAAGAACTCAGTCAGATCGACCCGTACTTCACCTCCCTGCAAGATCTGCGCGATCAGTATGCGCGCGTGGTCTCCGCCTACTTCACGATGGACGCCCGATGAATTCCCTGCTCACCGCCTATGCCGAAGTTGCCGGCAGCGATGTCGTGCAGCATCTGATCCAGTTGGCCGCGCCGCTTCGCGGGATGAAGATCGTGCACGTCAATTCCACGCGCGCCGGCGGTGGGGTTGCCGAAATCCTTCACAAGCTCGTCCCGCTGATGGAAGCGCTCGGAATCGACACCCGCTGGGAAGTGATTACCGGCGAGGAGTCGTTCTACCAATGCACCAAGGCCATCCACAACGCCATGCAGGGCAATCCGGCACCCGTGCCCGAGACCCTGATGCGCGCCTTCGAGGACACCACGGCGCGCAATGCCGAGATGTTGGGCCCAGTGCTGCGCGAGGCGGATGTGGTCTTCATCCACGATCCGCAGCCGGTCGGCCTGCTGCGCCATCTGCCCGATCGTCGTGGCAAATGGATCTGGCGCTGTCATATCGATGCCAGCCATCCGCAGCGCGCCGTATGGCGCTTCCTGCGCGGCTATGTCGCCGACCACGATGCCAGCGTTTTTTCCCTGGCTGATTTCGCCCAGCGCCTGCCGCACCCGATCTACCTGATTCCCCCCAGCATCGATCCATTGAGCGAAAAGAACATCGACCTGCCGGCCGAGCGCGCCGAAGCGATCTGCGCGCAGCAGGGCATCGATTCGGGACGTCCGCTCATGCTGCAGGTCTCGCGCTACGACCGCTTCAAGGATCCGCTCGGCGTCATCGCGGCCTACCGCCTGGCCAAGACCTTCATGCCCCGCCTGCAACTGGCCTTGGCAGGGGGCGCTGCGGACGACGACCCAGAAGGTGAGGCCGTCCTGGCCGATGTGCGCGCCGCGGCCGGGGGCGATGACGACATCAAGGTCTTGCTGCTTCCGCCCGATGCCCATACCACCATCAACGCCCTGCAGCGCTCGGCGCAGTTCGTGCTGCAGAAATCGTTGCGCGAAGGGTTCGGACTGACCGTGACCGAAGGGATGTGGAAGAGCAAGCCGGTGATCGGCGGCAACACCGGCGGCATTCGCCTGCAAGTCATCAACCACCACACCGGATTTCTGGTCAGTACGCCCGAAGGGGCCGCCCTGCGCGTACGCTATCTGCATCAGCACCCGGCGCTTTGCGCCGAGATGGGCGGCAAGGCCCGCGAATTCGTCCGGCAGAACTTCCTGATTACCCGTCAGTTGCGCGACTATCTGACCCTGATCCACGCGCTGATGGACGGCCGCAAGGACCGCATCGAGCTGGTCT is a window of Candidatus Macondimonas diazotrophica DNA encoding:
- a CDS encoding glycosyltransferase, which translates into the protein MNSLLTAYAEVAGSDVVQHLIQLAAPLRGMKIVHVNSTRAGGGVAEILHKLVPLMEALGIDTRWEVITGEESFYQCTKAIHNAMQGNPAPVPETLMRAFEDTTARNAEMLGPVLREADVVFIHDPQPVGLLRHLPDRRGKWIWRCHIDASHPQRAVWRFLRGYVADHDASVFSLADFAQRLPHPIYLIPPSIDPLSEKNIDLPAERAEAICAQQGIDSGRPLMLQVSRYDRFKDPLGVIAAYRLAKTFMPRLQLALAGGAADDDPEGEAVLADVRAAAGGDDDIKVLLLPPDAHTTINALQRSAQFVLQKSLREGFGLTVTEGMWKSKPVIGGNTGGIRLQVINHHTGFLVSTPEGAALRVRYLHQHPALCAEMGGKAREFVRQNFLITRQLRDYLTLIHALMDGRKDRIELV
- a CDS encoding DUF5752 family protein produces the protein MPEQRNAFIVKDCALVVLATGIHAQSLQGLYEGLLAVPTDSVYHHFWGGLLRARFDDPEFNNDFAAWVRHALHDLPLAERLAVIDPADFVDTEALRQEVLEVVEQRLDEISGPLWAPRDQRFHFMRGQLVVFDTGLRLSEPHELVELLPKLSLGSMYYHVIDARSRPTQGVDDFRTWIDGHAGLGEELSQIDPYFTSLQDLRDQYARVVSAYFTMDAR